Proteins from one Gibbsiella quercinecans genomic window:
- a CDS encoding GMC family oxidoreductase, with translation MFSANYDYIIIGAGSSGSVLAARLSEDGVTTVCLIEAGSHDNSPRIKTPAGTITLYKSRKYSWNYYSAPQARLSNRRLHIPRGKALGGSSSMNSMIYIRGVPSDYDRWAQAGCAGWGWQDVLPYFKKSERNQLELDAAWHGFDGELCVNRPRDPNPVSQRFVQAANAIGLPENEDFNGPHQEGVGIYHVTQKDGRRLSSYRAFVHPQRQRPNLTVMTDCEVERLLLEEKRTVGVLLQQNGVEQRLGCRQEVILCAGAIGSPHILMKSGIGPQDQLAAAGIPLIHALPGVGQNLQDHLDGLVTVRSASPLTLGFSLAAWRSLLSAPFNYLLRGKGWMTTNYVEAGGFARTPLAGEQPDIQFHFVPGYRSHRGRLFEWGHGYAIHTCVLQPRSIGSLSIDPQKQLVVDYNFLADEHDAAVLVEGIKLARKILAQAPFNALRGKEMLPGDTVQTDAQLHQYVRDYGATVFHPVGTCKMGVDPMSVVSPSSLQVYGIDGLRVADASIMPLLVSGNTNAPCIMIGEKAADLIRQHHQQASAA, from the coding sequence ATGTTTAGCGCAAACTATGACTACATCATTATCGGCGCGGGCTCTTCCGGTTCAGTGCTGGCCGCACGGCTAAGTGAAGACGGCGTCACTACCGTGTGCCTTATCGAAGCCGGCAGCCACGATAATTCACCACGTATCAAAACCCCGGCCGGCACGATCACGCTGTATAAAAGCCGCAAATACAGCTGGAACTACTACTCAGCCCCACAGGCCCGGTTGAGTAACCGTCGCCTGCATATTCCGCGCGGCAAGGCGCTTGGCGGCTCATCTTCCATGAACAGTATGATTTATATTCGCGGGGTGCCGAGCGATTACGATCGCTGGGCGCAAGCGGGTTGTGCCGGTTGGGGTTGGCAAGATGTACTGCCTTATTTTAAAAAGTCGGAGCGTAACCAACTTGAGTTGGATGCCGCATGGCACGGCTTTGATGGGGAATTATGCGTAAACCGCCCGCGCGATCCCAACCCGGTTTCCCAGCGTTTTGTCCAGGCCGCCAACGCCATCGGTCTGCCCGAAAATGAAGATTTCAACGGCCCGCATCAGGAAGGTGTGGGGATTTACCACGTGACACAGAAAGACGGCCGGCGGCTTTCCAGCTACCGCGCCTTTGTGCACCCCCAGCGCCAGCGGCCCAACCTCACCGTGATGACCGATTGCGAAGTAGAGCGCCTGTTGCTGGAAGAAAAGCGCACCGTCGGCGTGCTGCTACAGCAAAACGGCGTAGAGCAACGGTTGGGTTGCCGCCAGGAAGTGATCCTCTGCGCCGGCGCGATCGGTTCGCCGCATATTCTGATGAAATCCGGTATTGGCCCACAGGATCAACTGGCCGCCGCCGGGATCCCGCTGATCCACGCGTTGCCGGGGGTTGGCCAAAACTTGCAGGATCATTTGGATGGGTTGGTCACCGTTCGCTCCGCCAGCCCGCTGACGCTGGGGTTTTCCCTGGCGGCGTGGCGTTCACTGCTCAGCGCCCCGTTCAACTACCTGCTGCGCGGCAAAGGCTGGATGACCACCAACTATGTGGAAGCCGGCGGCTTTGCGCGCACCCCGCTCGCCGGCGAACAGCCCGATATACAGTTCCACTTTGTTCCCGGCTACCGTAGCCATCGCGGCAGGCTGTTCGAGTGGGGGCACGGCTACGCCATCCATACCTGCGTACTGCAACCGCGCAGCATTGGCTCGCTGTCTATCGATCCACAAAAGCAACTGGTGGTCGATTACAACTTTCTGGCCGACGAGCACGATGCCGCGGTGCTGGTAGAGGGAATTAAACTGGCGCGAAAAATTCTGGCGCAGGCGCCTTTCAACGCGCTACGCGGTAAAGAAATGCTGCCAGGGGATACGGTGCAAACCGACGCCCAGTTGCACCAATATGTCCGTGATTACGGCGCCACCGTGTTCCATCCTGTCGGCACTTGCAAAATGGGGGTGGATCCGATGAGCGTGGTTTCCCCCTCGTCGTTGCAGGTTTATGGGATTGACGGGCTACGGGTGGCGGACGCTTCCATTATGCCGCTGCTGGTGAGCGGCAATACGAACGCGCCCTGCATCATGATTGGCGAAAAGGCCGCCGACCTGATCCGGCAACACCATCAGCAAGCCAGCGCGGCGTAA
- a CDS encoding alpha/beta fold hydrolase, whose amino-acid sequence MAKTWLSGLFLAGALLGAAPGFAASYGEQLEGFQYPYPLQRFNFISQQQSLSMGYMDIKPTAQANGKVVVLMHGKNFCGATWEQTIKALAAQGYRVVAPDQIGFCTASKPANYQYTFQQLATNTRQLLQSINVDKAIIIGHSTGGMLATRYALMYPQQTEKLVLVNPIGLEDWKAKGAPYRTVDQWYQRELKLSAQSVRKYELTTYYVGRWKPEYDKWVDMLAGLNSGPGHEKVAWNSALIYDMIFTQPIYYELPDLRVPTTLIIGTADTTAIGSDIAPPEVKARLGHYQVLGKEAAKRIPGAKLIEFPGLGHAPQMEEPARFHQALLDNLKQ is encoded by the coding sequence ATGGCTAAAACATGGCTGAGTGGCTTGTTCCTGGCGGGCGCACTCCTGGGCGCGGCGCCGGGGTTTGCCGCATCGTATGGCGAGCAGTTAGAAGGGTTCCAATACCCATATCCATTGCAGCGCTTCAACTTCATCTCGCAACAACAAAGCCTCAGCATGGGGTATATGGATATCAAACCCACCGCGCAGGCCAATGGCAAGGTGGTGGTGCTGATGCATGGGAAAAATTTCTGCGGCGCCACGTGGGAACAAACGATCAAGGCGCTGGCCGCGCAGGGCTACCGCGTAGTTGCCCCCGATCAGATCGGCTTTTGCACCGCCAGCAAACCCGCAAATTATCAATACACCTTCCAGCAATTGGCAACCAACACCCGGCAACTGTTGCAGAGCATCAACGTGGATAAAGCCATTATTATTGGCCACTCAACGGGGGGCATGCTGGCGACGCGCTATGCCCTGATGTACCCACAACAAACGGAAAAACTGGTGCTGGTGAACCCGATAGGCCTGGAAGACTGGAAGGCCAAGGGCGCGCCCTACCGCACCGTCGATCAGTGGTACCAGCGGGAGCTGAAGCTCTCGGCGCAAAGCGTTAGAAAGTACGAGTTAACAACCTATTATGTTGGCCGCTGGAAACCCGAATACGATAAATGGGTGGATATGCTGGCCGGCCTGAACAGCGGGCCAGGCCATGAGAAAGTGGCATGGAACTCGGCGCTGATCTACGACATGATCTTCACCCAGCCCATCTATTATGAACTGCCGGATCTGCGCGTGCCCACCACCCTGATCATCGGCACCGCCGATACCACGGCGATAGGCAGTGATATTGCGCCGCCAGAGGTTAAAGCGCGCCTGGGCCACTATCAGGTATTGGGCAAAGAGGCGGCAAAACGCATCCCCGGCGCGAAGCTGATCGAATTCCCCGGCCTGGGCCATGCGCCACAGATGGAAGAACCCGCCAGGTTCCATCAGGCGCTGCTGGATAATCTGAAACAGTGA